Within Paenibacillus sp. RUD330, the genomic segment ATTTTCCGTAGGAAGATTTCATAGTCCGGTGAATCGATCCTCAGCTTAAGTCGTTCTAGCAGCGCCGCAGCTTCTAGTGAGTTCCCCTTCGCTTCTTGAATTCTCGAAGCCGCCACATCCAGTTGATACATATTGCGAGGAACGGGCGCGAGTCCGTCCGCGCGGTTCATACGGTTGATCCAAACTTCCGCTTCCTCTAACCGATTCCACTCGCACAATAGCTTGGCATATGACGCATACATCGGCGTCGCATACGGATGGTTCACGTGATCCCGCCAATGACCCGTCATCCTGGCGAAAAATTGTGCCGCGCCATGATAGTCGTTAATGTAGCACAGATGGTCATCAAACTCTTCTACGGAATAATGTCTATTGTTGCCGCCTTGAATAAACAAGCTGTGCTCAGGTGCAGACTTATCCCCGCGGATAAAATATTCAGCTGTGCTGACAAGGTCTTTGGATACATAGGCAGCAGAAGCGCAGATATAATAGATTTCTCCCATCGTCGCACACCATACGTCCGCATCCATATGATCCTTCATCGCTTCAAAACGGACCCGAAGCCGCTTCGCTCGATCCGGAATGCTTTTAAACTGCCGAATACCAACCATCGCATACAAATAAAAAAGCTCGAGGAATGGCCTATGCGATAAGTATTGCTCAGGCACTTTCATCACCCAGCGAGCAACGACGAAGTTTTTGCCGCCAATCAGAAATTCATGCAGATAACCCTCGATCAGTCGAACGGCGTCATCATACTGCCGCCCCGCCAAGTAGTGCTCTGCCGCTTCTTCGACAAAGCCATTATTTTCGAGCCATTGCGCGGCTCGCGCATTCGCTTGAACCCACAGCTCAGGCTCTGTTCGAGCGAGCATCGACTGTAGAAAATCAGACAGCAGATGGTGATAACGATACCATCTGCGTTGATCGTCCAATGGAATAATGAATAGCTGTAGCTGTTCCAATTGTTCCAGCTGTTGCTGGCCTCCCGACTGGCCGGTCACCGCCTCGCACAAGGCGTAATTCATCTGGTTTAATACGGAGGTTTGCAGCAAAAAACCGAGCATCGCCTCCGGCAGATCGCCAATGACTTCCTCCAACAAGTAATTCGATACGAGCTGTTGCTGACCGCTGAACTGACGGATCATTTCAGCCACATTGCCGCTCCGTTTCAGGGAGATGGCCGCCAGACGCAATCCGCTAATCCAGCCTTCGGTTTGGTTGTACAATATATGGAGTTGCTCCATCGACAGCTTCAATTCCGTCGTATCTTGGAAGAAATCGGATACTTCCTCAGGTCGGAACCGCAATTGTTCAATCGTAATCCGTCGCATCTGGCCTTTCGACAACAATCTTGTTGTCGGGAAGGATAGGTCATTGCGACTTGCGATATATAAATGAATATGATCGGGAAGATATTCGAGCAAGTAGCTCATCGACTTCTGGATGGCGGGCATCGTCACCAGGTGATAATCGTCAATTAGGATGACCAGCTCGCCTGGCAATCGATACAACTCGTTCAACAGCGCAGTCATTGCCGGCTCCATTGACGCGGAAGACGCAGAGGGCCCCTGAGCTAGCAGTGGCCAAACCGTCCGGCCAAAACCTACAATCCGATTCTGGATCGAAGCGATGACCGTGTTCCAGAATGTAATCCATCCGTCGTCCTGCTTGCCGAGTGATACCCATGCAACAGATTTCTCTCTTTGTCTGGCCCATTCGCTTAACGCCGTCGTTTTCCCATAGCCGGATGGAGCGAATACGAACGTCAGCTTCGCATCCATGCCCTGATCTAGCATACGAATCAGATCCGAGCGAATAACCAAAGTATGCCGTTCATGAGGAATATGCATCTTTGTTGCGGCAATCATCAAGGCACCCTCCGGAAGTAAGACTGAAAATGAGTAATGAAGTGTAACTTCGACAACAAGTCGTAAATTCCTACGTCTTATTGGCAAACTTAGTGTCACCGTTATAATTTCGCCCTATTTGTGATAAGGTTCAGCTTAACGGTTCTACCGGCGAAAAATGTGAATAATGCTGCCGTAGCAGCTCTCCCCGTGCGTTTATTAGGTGATTTATTTCAGTTATGCTATAAAATATTGTGGTTTAAAGTACGTCACCCCACGCGCATTGGGGAACTTCCCATAAAACGATGTATCAGGTCTTTCGGCACTGTGGTACGATTCTCCGCGCTGTCCGTCTATCGTCCATATAAAGACAAAATACCAGCCGCTTTTTCAATTAAATGTTCTCTGATATGCGAAGGGCTCAAACATTCGCAGTGATTGGTAAACCTTAATAAGGAGTCATAACCTTGCTCATTATCTTCCAATGAAATTGTTGCAGTGTACCAGCCATCCGAATAAGAAACAATACAATCTTCACCATAATAATCTATCATCGTCTTTTTAATATTCTCATTAAATCTAATTTGAACGTTTATCCATGATACTTCTTTGGAGAATGATGCATCCATCTCATCGATTTCAAAATTGCTCGGGACAAATGTAGTCTTTGATAGAGAAATATTAGATATCCGGTAAACTCTAAATGTTCGAAACTCCTGCTTTGTCCGACAAAAGCCTTGCAAGTACCAATGATTTCCCTTGTGAACAAGTCGGTACGGCTCGACTTCCCGGTTGGACGTCCCTCCCTGTGCGTTGCAATATTCAAAATGTAATATTTTCTGCTGATCCAAAGCTCTTTGCACGCATTCTAGAAATTGCTCCAAACGAGCGTCTGCATACCACGGCGTCAGGTCAATGACGATTTGTTCCGTTTGTCTTTCAACCAACGATAATTGATTACTAGGCACCATACCTTTGACTTTGATAATGGCATTTTTGGATTGCTCGTCTTTTAATACAGATTGAAGGCCTAACAAACCAATAAGCATCGTGCGAATGTCGTTGTTGGTAAAAAACTTTTTATCTACTTTATATTCTTCCAGAATACCAATGCCGCCCAGACGTCCAGGGTAGGTTACGATCGGAATACCCGCCTGATTGATAGCTTCAATATCCCGGTAAATCGTACGGGTAGTCACTTCCAAAATGGCGGCCAGCTCTTTAGCATCCATTTTTCTGCGTTGCATGAGAAGCATAATAATGGAGATTAATCGGTCGATCCTCATCCTGTCACCCCCTCTACCCTTTAAACTATGACATAATGTTGTCAAGTTTTACATGATACAATCAATCCAATTCTATCATTGGAGGTTGGGCTGAATGAACGAGAACCAAATGTTGCATGCTGAGAACCATACCATTACCCCTTGGATCACTACAAAAAGCACAGAAAAATTGATTGCCTTTTTGGCTTCCGCCTTTTATGCACAGGAACTTGGCCGGGTATACAATGCTGACGGAAGCATAGGGCATGCAGAGGTACGCATCGGTGATTCAAAAATTCTCATGTTCGATTCTCCTGACGAATGGCCGCCGTTTCCTTGCTTAATTCGTCTGTACGTGGACGACAGTGATAAATTTTATGCTCAGGCCATAGAGGCCGGCGCTACATCCATGACGAAAGTGATAACCCAGGCATGGGGGGAACGAGGTGGAAGAGTAATTGATCCGTTCGGGAATATATGGTGGATAACATCCAAAATAGAGGACGTTAGTCCTGAAGAAATGATAGAGCGGTCAAAACAGCAAAAGTATATCGATGCTATGGAATATGCCCAGAAGAGCTTTAATCCATTTTTGACGGATGTGGAAAAGAGCTGAAAGCCAGAGCCTGAACCACCAAAAAGAGGATTTTTGCAGACATTTTCGCCGTCACTTATGGTAAGTTTCCCCCATTGATCTTGAATGCTTGAGAACGTTGCCCAAGCTCAACCTCACCATCAGCACGACGATCAGGGCGATACCCGAAAGGGTGACGTGCCAGGTCTGGCGCCAGCGGTTCGCACCGTCGATGACTGCCGCTTCGTAATGAGCAGGCCGAGCGCCCAACTGAGGATTCCCTCCGAAGGGGATAATATATCGATCAGAATGTCGCCCAGAATAATCCAAGACAGAAAATGGGGGGCCTTTTTTTTTCAATTTTGGACTTTTTCAGGAGCAACTAATTAGTCGAATCCGAAGGCCACACTCGCCCGCTCCTCTGGGTGTCTATGCGGTAATCGGAATATTTGCCCCGGAAAAATTCACGGCCAAGCTGCTCGGCGGCGGTAACCGGAGAGCTTGGGTCATTCACCACCTCGCCGCGGCTGTTGCCGAAGCCTCGTACGACACCAACAAATTCGGAGTCTGTGTAGCGGGAATACTCCTGAATTTGATGGATAATGCCGAGCGATGCGCCCGGATAAGTCTCCTCGGAAGCCAGCGCAAGGCCAATACGCTTGCGGGACATCCTCTCCATAACATGGGCCGATTCCGAGTACGACGCTGCATAATAGCAGAATGTGCGATCGAAGAACGCTTTTGTCTGAGCTGATAACCCGTACCAGTACACCGGGGAACAGAACACCACACCGTCGGCCGGTAGAAAGTCATCGAAAAACAGCGTCCGGTACTGGTCGGCAATAGCGCACTCGCCGTCCGGAAGACGACATGTCCGGCAATCATGGAGGAAGCTTGAAATGTACGAGTCAATGAACCGCAACGATACCTGAGTTCTCACCTGCTCGGCGCCACGCTGAACAGCTGCTGCAAGCGCGGCAGAATTCCCTTCGCGTCGCGGGCTGCCAACGAGGATAAGCAGCTTTTGTGAATGGTTTTTTGGATTCAATTCTATTTCCCCTTTCCAAATGCGGTTTTATGTTTAACGCTTTCTTATCCTCATTGTAATAATGAAATTGCAAATTGAATAATGATCGATATTGATATCGGTATCATTATTTCTGATATCCCTTTGAAGGAGTAAAGCATGGAACTGATTGATCTCAAAGTATTTTTGAGCATTGCAGAAGAAGGCAGTATTTCGCGGGCAGCTGAACGATTGGAGTACGTGCAGTCGAATGTTACCGCGCGAATCCGTAAGCTGGAGTCTGAATTGGGGGTAGAGTTGTTCCACAGACATTCCAAAGGCGTCACACTATCTGAGAAGGGGATCGTATTCCGCAAATATGCGCTAACGATTATGAATTTGTCCGAAGAAGCGGTTAAAGAGGTCCGGGAGACTTCTTATCCAAGCGGCTCCTTAGCGATCGGCGTTGTAGAGACCGTTACGTGCGGAAATTTTATGAACATCTTATCAGATTTTCAATTGCAATACCCTGATGTATCGCTTTCCTTTATAACTGGAACCTCATCGGAGCTTCTTGCAAAGGTGCTAAACTATCAATTGGATGGCGCCTTCATCACTGGTGATATCAAGTCGCCTCAGTTGATTTGTGAATATACGATGCAGGAGCAGGTCAAGCTACTGACCAAAAAAACAGATGAGGTTTACCCGGACCTGTCGAATACAAAATGGGCTGTTTCTCCGAAGGGATGTCCATTCAGAGCTATTTTGGAGGAGTGGCTTGGCAACAAAGGAATACCTCTGGTGAATATGATTGAAATCGGTTCGTTGGAAACGCTCCTGAGTTGTGTGCGGTCCGGTCTTGCTGCTACGCTGCTGCCTGAATCCGTGCTGACTGGAGCCTACAAGTCGCTGGGTGCATTCACGATTCCGGCAGCGTTTAGGTGTACGCAGACAAACCTGGTTCGCCGGAATGCTCCATTTTCCAGTAAAGCCTTGACAGCTTTCGTAGAGATGGTGAAGATTGCTGGCCTGGAATAAATTCCACCCGATTCCATTTTATAACTCTATTTCCTGTCTCCCTCCTCTATGAAGTGGAGGTAAATAAAGTCTTAAACTGCGGCTGCTGCAATGATTAAACTAGAATGAAACCAATTCAATTTTGGGAGGGACTATATCATGGAATATGAGATTTTGGAGCTAGGCGATTATACCCTGCAGTCAGGTGCAGTGCTAAATAACGCTTTTCTCGCATACAAAACTTATGGGACTTTGAATGCTGAGAAGAACAATGTTATTTTGTATCCTACAGCTCTGGGCGATACCCATCGAAGTAATGAATGGTTGATCGGCGAAGGTATGGCACTGGATCCGAATAAATACTTTATTATTGTTCCAAATCTTTTAGGAAACGGCTTGTCTTCATCCCCTAGCAACATAGAAATACCGTCAGATAAGAACTCATTTCCTCTTATTACAATCTATGATAATGTGCGAATACAGCACCATCTCATGATGTACAAACTAGGAATTAAGAAGATTGCTCTGGTCACAGGCTGGTCATTAGGAGCTATGCAAGCCTTTGAATGGGGAGCCGCTTATCCCAATATGGTTCAACGGATAGCACCTTTTAACGGAACAGCCAAGACTTGGCCTCACACCTATGCCTTCTTTGAAGGTGTAAAAGCTCCACTGGAGACTAACGGCACGAGCACAAGCTTACGAGCCGTAGGACGTATTTACGCCGGATGGGGACTCTCGCATGCGTTCTATCGTAATAGCTGCTACAAGGAGCTAGGGTACGATTCATTAGATGAGTTTATTGCCGGTTTCTGGGAGCAAAACTTTCTTACGCTTGACCCTTACAACTTATTGGCAATGATTCGCACAGGGCAACATGCCGACATCAGCAATAATCCCTTGTACAAGGGTGATTTCAATAAGGCACTCCAAAGTATCAAGGCCCAAGCCTGCATTATGCCAGGAAAAACAGATCTCTATTTTACGCACGATGATAGCATGTACGAAGCCGATCATATGCCGAACGCATGCATACATCCAATAGACTCCATTTGGGGACATTTTGCTGGAAGGGGTATTCATCAGCCTGATATCTCATTTATTAATGATGCACTAAATAATCTTCTATCCAATTGAATTTCATAAATCAAAAGCCTTGCTGGGCTTTCCAGGGCCGCCAACAATTCTAATTCAGTGTAAAAGACAAAAAGATTTGGTCGAGCAAACTATTGTAAAAGCCTTGTACGCTGATGTGCTATATGAAAAAGCAGAAAAAGGATTGATAGTGACAACAAGCAGCTTTTCGCCTGGATCAAGAAAATTATGTTCTGCTCGGGCATATCCAGTCGCGGAGGCGAATCGCGAAACTCTACGCAGTTGGATTATGGTGATGCGTAAACCAGATACCGGCATCTGGAGCTTGTAAAAAGTATATTTCCCTGTAAATTATACCTGTTCTTCAGAAGCTGATCCATAAGATTTCGCCGTCACTTATGATACGGTTCACCGTATCATAAATAGAGCGAAATGAAGGACGCCCTGGTTAGGCGCCCTTCACACTTGGACAAGGGTTTGAAGCAGTGACCCGTGGCTGTGCAAAATCACAATTCACCGAAGTGTTCTGCCGAGGATGGTTGGTGAGGTTACGTAGTAACATATGCAATCACAGGGATCCCTCTTTCATCGATAGTATCCAGGGGTACCTTACTTTGCTTTAAACTCCAGGTCATCAAAAAGGCCAGTTTCAAGTTCACTTGTGCTAAATTCTAACTTGATATCTTTTCTTAACGTATTATAGTCTATAATGATCGTACGAACGATCTTCTTAATCAATTCAAATTCCTCATTATCGAACGCTTTTTTAAGTTCTTCATCTTCCACATTCTTTCCAGAACCAGAGTAATGGCGATGTGCATACCGGTAGGCGACAGCAAGCTTCAGCAATTTCTGCGAGGCAATATCTCCGTTTGCTATGATAAAATCACAAATCTGCTTCTTGTTGTACTCAGTAACGGAATCCGTTATTTCTTCTGCCTTCTGACTTAAGATAGTACTAGAAAAAAGATCTGCTTTCATTTCCGTCCGTTTACCGTGGATTTCAAAGAAAGGAACGTCATCCGATGGATAATTTAAGCCATGATATTTCTCAGCAAAGTATCTAAAGTATTCCGACTGAGCTACGATGGCATACAGCTTCGCATATAACTGGGAATATTGTTTGTAATAGAAATCATTTTTAAAACTTAACTCCGTAGAAAAATCCGCAAACTCCTTTTGAAACACATTTTTTACTTCTTCGGTTTTTTGTGTAATATCCCCAATGTCTTCTTTGGTCGCTAAGTTTTTCCCTTTTTCGTTCATATAAGTAGGCAAATAGTTTTTTATAAAAAGTCCAAGAGAAAAGAAACCCGCAATAATTACTAGAAGCAATATTCCATCCCACATTAAAATCATCCCCTTCGTTTAACCCTAGACAATAATATCGCACCATCAGCAGCGGAGCTGTTAAGTTCAGTTGAACGATACTGAACCCCAATTCAGCTTTAGCTATTGTGGTTTTACATGGACAAATGCTCAGAAAGGAACCATGTCAATTCACCGCCGCGTGATGTTTTGGCCTTATGGAGAGGGAGCCTAGTAGTCATCCTGCATTAATGTGTCAGAATCTAGGAAACATGATAAGTATCAAACACACCATTAAAGCCACAAGATTTAATAACATTTTCGTATTCCTTACGTAGTACAATATCATCAAAGTCATTTAGATACCAAGTAACATCTGCATTCGTTAATCTGCGACAAATCTCCGTTATGTATATTTTATCAACTTCGGAGAAAGAAAATCCGAATGAATATACTTTATCAACAGATATTGTTCTAATACTATTAAAGAAGTCCTCGTTCACCTTAATAGCTTCGGTTGTGTTCTTTCTTAATTTTTCTTGCATACCTTGTAGTGAGTTCTCAGAACCAACATGGCGCCCCATATATTCTTCTGTATAATCAGTATTGTTTCCATGCCCGAACAATAATTTGCCGCCTTGCTTTCCGTGAATGTGGCAAACATTCTTCGCTTCGTATAGCGCCTCTAACGTAGCAGTGTAGTTGAAGGTTAGGAAAAGATCTTTACCATTATCAATCAACTTTTCAAACTCACTCTTGGGAGATACTTCATCAATATCAATTGTATTGATCCATCCAGCAAAATAATCGGTAATCTCCAATACTGCTCCGACAAGGTTGTTTGATAGGTCTTCATTTCTGTAAACTTTATGCCACTCGTTATCATCATCTTCATCATCAAAGTTATCGAGGTATTCATCTAAATTTAAATAACCAAGTGATGTTTCGAGATCGGACCATTTTTCACCTTCCGGCTCGGCATTAGTAATGACCTCCATTAAGAAACCTACTACATCAATATCACCATAACTCATATCACCATCAGGCATCATTTGAGCTTCGGGTACACATCCATCGAATGAAGCATCCGGATATTCCTCCTTAAGATATTGATGAAAGTCTTCATAGGATGTCCTCATTCCGTGAGCTATGTCAAACCCATTACCAATAATAAATAAACTAGTCATTCTCATCACTCCTTTACCAAACGAAGGAAAACAGCGGCCTATTTCCTCTTATTTCTGATTTAGTAACTCTTTAATGTTCCAAAAACGGAGGTCTCCTTAAACTTGAATAACCTTATTTATAAGAAGCTTGAAGGTAGAACCTGTAGAAGTAGAGTAATCGAACCACTTCATTGAATATCTGCCATCAAGGTATAAAGCATCTCCTAAGGATCGAATAGTACTCGTTGCTGTGTCTTCCTTCCATTTAAGTTGACCAGTTAAAAATGCGCCTTCATGAACCCTAAACGCCTTGTCCTTAGTTTCTTTAGGGATCTTCCACTCTTGCCAGTATTCGTTATCATTAGTTACAATAACAGCATACCCGGATGTGTTGGGTACTTGTTTTACAACACGTTCAAGACGTGCT encodes:
- a CDS encoding flavodoxin family protein, with protein sequence MNPKNHSQKLLILVGSPRREGNSAALAAAVQRGAEQVRTQVSLRFIDSYISSFLHDCRTCRLPDGECAIADQYRTLFFDDFLPADGVVFCSPVYWYGLSAQTKAFFDRTFCYYAASYSESAHVMERMSRKRIGLALASEETYPGASLGIIHQIQEYSRYTDSEFVGVVRGFGNSRGEVVNDPSSPVTAAEQLGREFFRGKYSDYRIDTQRSGRVWPSDSTN
- a CDS encoding BTAD domain-containing putative transcriptional regulator produces the protein MIAATKMHIPHERHTLVIRSDLIRMLDQGMDAKLTFVFAPSGYGKTTALSEWARQREKSVAWVSLGKQDDGWITFWNTVIASIQNRIVGFGRTVWPLLAQGPSASSASMEPAMTALLNELYRLPGELVILIDDYHLVTMPAIQKSMSYLLEYLPDHIHLYIASRNDLSFPTTRLLSKGQMRRITIEQLRFRPEEVSDFFQDTTELKLSMEQLHILYNQTEGWISGLRLAAISLKRSGNVAEMIRQFSGQQQLVSNYLLEEVIGDLPEAMLGFLLQTSVLNQMNYALCEAVTGQSGGQQQLEQLEQLQLFIIPLDDQRRWYRYHHLLSDFLQSMLARTEPELWVQANARAAQWLENNGFVEEAAEHYLAGRQYDDAVRLIEGYLHEFLIGGKNFVVARWVMKVPEQYLSHRPFLELFYLYAMVGIRQFKSIPDRAKRLRVRFEAMKDHMDADVWCATMGEIYYICASAAYVSKDLVSTAEYFIRGDKSAPEHSLFIQGGNNRHYSVEEFDDHLCYINDYHGAAQFFARMTGHWRDHVNHPYATPMYASYAKLLCEWNRLEEAEVWINRMNRADGLAPVPRNMYQLDVAASRIQEAKGNSLEAAALLERLKLRIDSPDYEIFLRKIEAEQASLAVRQGDLASAQRWLKQCGMSYSDEATLDKVPEQLALVRVLAACEQYEQALSLAERQYHLLTKEDRLRDRIHILILQSMALYNNGRIEPALAKLGIALRIAKPQGFIRSFVNEGAAMAELLSIYVQSHGDKGAGSTDVSSYAGLILDAFHMNNTRPRMKIRCFGRLRVETENGTAIKWRTSKTEELMAFLLHHRGEAVSRDRILDSLWGEVQVERAGAQFNTTAHYLRKALSQIGLDGIVQHVGDGYRIDMSQLECDLVDWNRLLAAQTQIDDIKLRDFASELVQLYGEGYMAGTSYVWAEPTRVRLENQYVEMLLRLHEREKEMGQYDVAAELLRQALARDPLNDYIHELLIRVMVLAGNRFSAIKQYEALQKMLLTEFGMKPKEAVRRLLDIN
- a CDS encoding VOC family protein — its product is MNENQMLHAENHTITPWITTKSTEKLIAFLASAFYAQELGRVYNADGSIGHAEVRIGDSKILMFDSPDEWPPFPCLIRLYVDDSDKFYAQAIEAGATSMTKVITQAWGERGGRVIDPFGNIWWITSKIEDVSPEEMIERSKQQKYIDAMEYAQKSFNPFLTDVEKS
- a CDS encoding LysR family transcriptional regulator, with the protein product MELIDLKVFLSIAEEGSISRAAERLEYVQSNVTARIRKLESELGVELFHRHSKGVTLSEKGIVFRKYALTIMNLSEEAVKEVRETSYPSGSLAIGVVETVTCGNFMNILSDFQLQYPDVSLSFITGTSSELLAKVLNYQLDGAFITGDIKSPQLICEYTMQEQVKLLTKKTDEVYPDLSNTKWAVSPKGCPFRAILEEWLGNKGIPLVNMIEIGSLETLLSCVRSGLAATLLPESVLTGAYKSLGAFTIPAAFRCTQTNLVRRNAPFSSKALTAFVEMVKIAGLE
- a CDS encoding alpha/beta fold hydrolase yields the protein MEYEILELGDYTLQSGAVLNNAFLAYKTYGTLNAEKNNVILYPTALGDTHRSNEWLIGEGMALDPNKYFIIVPNLLGNGLSSSPSNIEIPSDKNSFPLITIYDNVRIQHHLMMYKLGIKKIALVTGWSLGAMQAFEWGAAYPNMVQRIAPFNGTAKTWPHTYAFFEGVKAPLETNGTSTSLRAVGRIYAGWGLSHAFYRNSCYKELGYDSLDEFIAGFWEQNFLTLDPYNLLAMIRTGQHADISNNPLYKGDFNKALQSIKAQACIMPGKTDLYFTHDDSMYEADHMPNACIHPIDSIWGHFAGRGIHQPDISFINDALNNLLSN
- a CDS encoding bacteriophage abortive infection AbiH family protein, translated to MTSLFIIGNGFDIAHGMRTSYEDFHQYLKEEYPDASFDGCVPEAQMMPDGDMSYGDIDVVGFLMEVITNAEPEGEKWSDLETSLGYLNLDEYLDNFDDEDDDNEWHKVYRNEDLSNNLVGAVLEITDYFAGWINTIDIDEVSPKSEFEKLIDNGKDLFLTFNYTATLEALYEAKNVCHIHGKQGGKLLFGHGNNTDYTEEYMGRHVGSENSLQGMQEKLRKNTTEAIKVNEDFFNSIRTISVDKVYSFGFSFSEVDKIYITEICRRLTNADVTWYLNDFDDIVLRKEYENVIKSCGFNGVFDTYHVS
- a CDS encoding YafY family protein, encoding MRIDRLISIIMLLMQRRKMDAKELAAILEVTTRTIYRDIEAINQAGIPIVTYPGRLGGIGILEEYKVDKKFFTNNDIRTMLIGLLGLQSVLKDEQSKNAIIKVKGMVPSNQLSLVERQTEQIVIDLTPWYADARLEQFLECVQRALDQQKILHFEYCNAQGGTSNREVEPYRLVHKGNHWYLQGFCRTKQEFRTFRVYRISNISLSKTTFVPSNFEIDEMDASFSKEVSWINVQIRFNENIKKTMIDYYGEDCIVSYSDGWYTATISLEDNEQGYDSLLRFTNHCECLSPSHIREHLIEKAAGILSLYGR